One stretch of Euphorbia lathyris chromosome 7, ddEupLath1.1, whole genome shotgun sequence DNA includes these proteins:
- the LOC136201493 gene encoding lysine histidine transporter-like 8 produces the protein MEERPETELISIPATPRVSTPEILTPSGQRSPRPPSKEAKSSTAWTPTSFISPRFLSPIGTPMKRVLINMKGYLEEVGHLTKLNPQDAWLPITESRNGNAHYAAFHNLNAGVGFQALVLPVAFAFLGWSWGILSLTIAYIWQLYTLWILVQLHEAVPGKRYNRYVELAQAAFGERLGVWLALFPTVYLSAGTATALILIGGETMKLFFQIVCGPLCTSNPLTTVEWYLVFTSLCIVLSQLPNLNSIAGLSLIGAITAITYSTMVWVLSVSQERPPSISYEPLSSPSFSASVFSVMNALGIVAFAFRGHNLAMEIQATMPSTFKHPAHVPMWKGAKVAYFFIAMCVFPIAIGGFWAYGNLMPSGGILNALYGFHSHDIPRGLLAITFLLVVFNCLSSFQIYSMPVFDSFEAGYTSRTNRPCSIWVRSGFRVFYGFISFFIGVALPFLSSLAGLLGGLTLPVTFAYPCFMWVLIKKPSKYSFKWYFNWILGWLGIAFSLAFSIGGVWSMVNSGLRLKFFKPPS, from the exons ATGGAGGAAAGGCCTGAGACGGAGCTTATTTCCATTCCGGCGACCCCCCGTGTTTCTACACCAGAGATTCTTACTCCCTCAGGCCAGAGGTCTCCGAGACCACCCTCTAAGGAAGCTAAATCGTCGACGGCATGGACGCCGACCTCGTTTATATCTCCGAGGTTTCTGAGTCCGATTGGAACACCAATGAAGAGGGTTTTGATTAACATGAAGGGTTATTTGGAGGAAGTGGGTCATCTTACTAAGCTCAACCCACAAGATGCTTGGCTTCCCATTACTGAGTCTCGCAATGGCAACGCTCATTACGCTGCGTTTCATAATCTCAATGCTGGTGTTGGGTTTCAGGCCCTTGTTTTGCCTGTTGCTTTTGCTTTCCTCGGATG GAGTTGGGGAATACTATCCTTGACAATAGCATACATCTGGCAACTTTATACTTTGTGGATTCTAGTTCAGCTGCATGAAGCAGTTCCAGGGAAGAGGTATAACAGATATGTGGAGCTTGCACAAGCTGCATTTG GGGAAAGATTAGGTGTATGGCTTGCGCTCTTTCCGACTGTTTATTTGTCGGCTGGAACTGCAACAGCTTTGATTCTGATAGGAGGAGAAACCATGAAACTCTTCTTCCAAATTGTTTGCGGGCCTCTATGCACATCGAATCCCCTAACAACGGTTGAATGGTATCTGGTATTCACTTCTCTGTGCATTGTTTTGTCCCAGCTTCCGAACCTTAATTCAATTGCAGGACTTTCCCTCATCGGCGCCATAACTGCCATAACTTATTCCACTATGGTTTGGGTGCTCTCTGTTAGTCAAGAAAGACCACCTTCGATCTCTTACGAACCCCTCTCTTCACCATCCTTCAGTGCTTCAGTGTTTTCAGTAATGAATGCACTTGGAATTGTAGCCTTTGCTTTCAGAGGCCATAATCTTGCCATGGAGATTCAG GCAACAATGCCATCAACCTTTAAGCACCCAGCTCATGTACCTATGTGGAAAGGAGCCAAAGTTGCTTATTTCTTCATTGCTATGTGCGTCTTCCCTATCGCCATAGGAGGCTTTTGGGCTTATGGAAATCTT ATGCCTTCAGGGGGGATTCTGAATGCATTATACGGTTTCCACAGCCACGATATTCCTCGAGGACTTCTTGCAATAACCTTTCTTCTAGTTGTGTTCAACTGCTTAAGCAGCTTCCAGATATACTCAATGCCTGTATTTGACAGTTTTGAAGCAGGGTACACCAGCAGAACCAACCGTCCATGTTCGATCTGGGTTCGATCAGGATTTCGGGTTTTCTACGGATTCATATCGTTCTTCATAGGCGTTGCACTTCCATTTCTATCAAGTCTGGCAGGTCTACTGGGTGGACTTACACTGCCAGTGACATTTGCATACCCATGTTTCATGTGGGTTCTGATTAAGAAACCTTCAAAGTACAGCTTCAAGTGGTATTTCAACTGGATACTTGGGTGGTTAGGAATAGCTTTTAGCTTGGCATTTTCCATTGGAGGAGTTTGGAGCATGGTTAACAGTGGACTCAGGTTAAAGTTCTTCAAGCCACCCagttaa